Proteins encoded within one genomic window of Manduca sexta isolate Smith_Timp_Sample1 chromosome 18, JHU_Msex_v1.0, whole genome shotgun sequence:
- the LOC115439759 gene encoding uncharacterized protein LOC115439759 — MNESRERFRREREREKNTYTSPRLALRRVLLLAEGRQFREAAAILSRLGPAVLQSVASELPVDLLVEALPHSAHLIETLLNRLISLEVSPRPEIQCEAVAWRLVGLLGADQGSGVRARTARLSCALVHYTPDTRDAIDARRRQLDAAVQGLGTHGLTADVSGTLISLHVAMKNELQRHVEVYKQALHKLEELSSVTVNQDPASSSHQRLLALSHADVERRLIDNKSLLTIVDKPALRQLPTLVSSLAARVESDKAVLACIGQIKRSDPTLDLNDTRPVAGVLMSYSRGCAAVLSQMSEGDSVGGGSVAPRSPTDSASDGYHSDSDDSQQDPDRSKLVSQYAAVWARAADETLPALSALEPLRQTPHLKYKIVFSVAVLSFRAAISLRDRRLNEVKALLGANDDELGSSEASAASVARLVTAATRVMLHTAHSFPLGEAERTVINQVTSTLREYPCLNSCGALHALAAAACRAAWALSLRAPPLRIDTDFTPVVMNPEKHVRFSSDPRDRRSDLIKSFVWPALMDGNRCVFRAIVIT; from the exons ATGAATGAAAGTCGCGAACGTTTTCGTCGCGAGAGAGAGAGGGAGAAGAACACATACACCTCTCCTCGTCTCGCGTTGCGACGAGTGCTGCTATTGGCTGAAGGTCGCCAGTTCAGGGAGGCTGCGGCGATACTGTCCCGGCTCGGCCCAGCGGTGCTGCAGAGCGTTGCGTCTGAATTACCTGTCGATTTACTGGTGGAAGCGTTGCCGCATTCCGCCCATCTTATTGAAACTTTATTGAACAG GTTAATATCGCTGGAAGTGTCTCCCCGGCCGGAGATACAATGCGAGGCGGTGGCGTGGAGACTGGTGGGGCTGCTGGGAGCTGACCAGGGTTCCGGAGTTCGAGCCAGGACCGCGAGGCTGTCCTGCGCCCTCGTGCATTACACTCCTGATACAAGAGACGCTATCGATGCCAGGAGGCGGCAGCTGGATGCTGCTGTTCAGG GTCTTGGCACCCACGGTCTCACTGCTGATGTGTCAGGAACGCTCATTTCCCTGCACGTGGCCATGAAGAATGAGCTTCAGAGACACGTGGAGGTCTACAAGCAGGCACTACATAAGCTGGAGGAACTG TCTTCGGTCACAGTGAACCAGGACCCAGCGTCCTCATCACACCAGCGTCTCCTGGCCCTCTCCCACGCAGACGTGGAGCGGCGGCTGATAGACAACAAGTCCTTGCTGACCATTGTTGATAAGCCAGCTCTACGGCAATTACCGACTCTGGTCTCTTCCTTAGCAGCCAGGGTCGAGAGTGATAAAGCTGTCCTGGCTTGCATTGGGCAGATTAAGAGGAGTGACCCTACCCTGGATTTGAATGATACCAG GCCGGTGGCTGGCGTTCTCATGAGCTACTCTCGAGGTTGCGCAGCGGTACTCAGTCAGATGTCCGAAGGCGATAGTGTCGGCGGAGGGTCAGTGGCTCCTCGTTCACCCACTGATTCCGCCTCTGACGGATACCATTCTGACAGCGATGATTCACAGCAAGATCCAGACag GAGTAAGCTGGTGTCGCAGTACGCAGCGGTGTGGGCGCGCGCCGCTGACGAGACGCTGCCGGCGCTGTCAGCGCTGGAACCACTTCGGCAGACGCCGCATCTCAAGTACAAGATCGTGTTCTCTGTGGCTGTT CTTTCGTTTCGAGCGGCTATCAGTCTACGTGATCGCCGCTTAAATGAAGTAAAGGCCCTCCTTGGAGCCAATGATGACGAGTTGGGCTCCAGCGAGGCAAGCGCTGCAAGCGTTGCTAGGTTGGTGACAGCCGCTACACGTGTTATGCTGCACACAGCGCACAGTTTCCCGCTAGGAGAGGCTGAACGGACAGTTATTAACCAG GTAACAAGTACACTGCGCGAGTACCCGTGCCTGAACTCGTGCGGGGCCCTGCACgcgctggcggcggcggcgtgtcGCGCAGCCTGGGCGCTCAGCCTCCGCGCGCCACCACTCAGGATCGACACTGATTTTACACCAG